Genomic DNA from Pistricoccus aurantiacus:
GGGCTGGGCGAAGACCCTGAAGGATCGGCAAGCCTGGGGCAAGATGCGTATGAACCCTCGAGGTATCGCCGATGTCACCGGTCACACCTACAGCTACCTGATGAATGGCCTGCATCCGGAGGCCAACTGGAACGCCCTGTTCCGGCCCGGCGAGCGGATACGCCTGCGAGTGATCAATGCTTCATCGATGACGTATTTCAATTTCCGCATTCCGGGATTGCCGCTGACCGTGGTGGCGGCGGATGGCCCAAGCATCGAGCCGGTGGAAACCGACGAGTTCCAGATCGGCGTCGCCGAAACCTACGATATCGTCGTCGAGCCAAGAGAAGACAAGGCCTACACCTTGATGGCGGAATCCATGGACCGCAGCGGCTATGCCCGCGGTACCCTGGCGCCGCGCCTGGGCATGAGCGCGCCGGTGCCGGCGCTGCGCGCCCAGCCCCAGCGCACCCTGGTGGACATGGGCATGAAGCGCAACATGCTGATCATGGGGCCGGGGAAAAAGCCCAATACCCGCCTGGAGGGCGATAGCGTTGCCATCAAGGAAGCGGCGGGGCCGGTGGTGGCCCAGCATGGCCCGGACCACCATGGCGCAGGCAACGCCACCATCGCCAAGGTTCAGCGCCGACGCCTCGGCGAGCGGGGGGCGGGGCTCGAGGACGTCGCGCATCGGGTGCTGACTTACAGTCAGCTGCGCAGCATCGAGCCGATGAGCGACAAGCGTGCACCGACGCATACCGTGGAGCTTCATCTCACCGGCAACATGAACAGCTACATGTGGTCCTTCGATGGCGTGGAGTACTCGGACTCCAAGGTGATCGATTTCCCCTACGGCGAGCGGGTGCGTTTGATCATGGTCAACGACACCATGATGGAGCATCCCATGCACCTGCACGGGATGTTTATGGAACTCGAGAACGGCCAGGGCGAGCATTTGCCCAAGAAACACACCATCAGCGTCCGGGCGGGGGAGCGAGTCTCGCTATTGATCAGCGCCGTCGAGCCAGGGCGCTGGGCGTTTCATTGCCACCTGCTTTATCACCTCGAACGCGGCATGTTCCGCGTGGTACGTGTCAGCAACTTGCCGGGAGCCGACAATGCTTAAGCAATCATGGGTGCCTTCTTTGCTGTTTGTCACCGGTCTGGGACTGGCCGGCACCGTACAGGCCGATTCCCACGGCAAGGCGAGCCTGGACAGCGTCGTGCCGGAGGGGCCGATCGAGCCCTCGAGCGGTGCGCCAAAAGGCTGGAAAGAAA
This window encodes:
- a CDS encoding copper resistance system multicopper oxidase, which gives rise to MTDTPHHQERRRLLQAMAATGLLAGLETFLPGYARAGAGAERHLAGDARVPGGRPRSVTQDFYIRREGIGIAGGHAPSAITINHSIPGPLLELWEGHEARLRVHNLMNESTSIHWHGILLPFQMDGVPGVAFPGIQPGDSFEARFPVRQYGTYWYHSHTGLQEQIGQTGPIVIHPAEPDSIQADRDYVVVLNDWTFEDPARVMAQLKKMSGYYNFNKRTVEDFVEDVARSGWAKTLKDRQAWGKMRMNPRGIADVTGHTYSYLMNGLHPEANWNALFRPGERIRLRVINASSMTYFNFRIPGLPLTVVAADGPSIEPVETDEFQIGVAETYDIVVEPREDKAYTLMAESMDRSGYARGTLAPRLGMSAPVPALRAQPQRTLVDMGMKRNMLIMGPGKKPNTRLEGDSVAIKEAAGPVVAQHGPDHHGAGNATIAKVQRRRLGERGAGLEDVAHRVLTYSQLRSIEPMSDKRAPTHTVELHLTGNMNSYMWSFDGVEYSDSKVIDFPYGERVRLIMVNDTMMEHPMHLHGMFMELENGQGEHLPKKHTISVRAGERVSLLISAVEPGRWAFHCHLLYHLERGMFRVVRVSNLPGADNA